In one Takifugu flavidus isolate HTHZ2018 chromosome 9, ASM371156v2, whole genome shotgun sequence genomic region, the following are encoded:
- the gar1 gene encoding H/ACA ribonucleoprotein complex subunit 1 isoform X1, with protein sequence MSFRGGGRGGGRGGGFNRGGGGRGGGFRGGGGFGRGGGRGGFNRQQDYGPPEYVVALGEFMHPCEDDIVCKCTTEENKVPYFNAPVYLENKEQIGKVDEIFGQLRDFYFSVKLSENMKASSFKKMQKFFIDPMKLLPLQRFLPRPPGEKGPPRGGRGGGRGGGRGGGFRGRGGGFGGGRGGGFGGGRGGGFGGGRGGGFRGGRGGGGGRGFRGGR encoded by the exons ATGTCTTTCAGAGGAGGTGGACGGGGTggtggaagaggtggaggatttaaccgaggtggtggaggtagAGGCGGCGGTTTTAGAGGTGGTGGAGGATTTGGACGGGGTGGAGGCAGAGGCGGTTTTAATAGGCAGCAAGACTATGGTCCACCAGAATACGTTGTCG CACTTGGAGAGTTCATGCATCCATGTGAAGATGACATTGTATGTAAATGTACAACAGAGGAGAACAAAGTTCCCTATTTCAATGCACCGGTATATCTGGAAAACAAGGAACAAATTGGGAAGGTGGATGAAATATTTGGCCAGCTGCGGGACTTT TATTTTTCAGTCAAACTTTCTGAAAACATGAAGGCGTCATCTTTTAAGAAAATgcagaag TTTTTTATAGATCCAATGAAGCTTCTCCCACTGCAAAGGTTCCTCCCTAGGCCACCTGGAGAGAAGGGTCCACCAAGAGGAGGTCGAGGTGGGGGAAGGGGTGGTGGTCGTGGAG GCGGCTTTCGAGGCCGTGGCGGCGGCTTTGGAGGTGGCCGTGGCGGCGGCTTTGGAGGTGGCCGTGGCGGAGGGTTTGGAGGCGGCCGTGGTGGTGGCtttagaggaggaagaggaggaggtggaggacgtgGATTCagag GTGGAAGATGA
- the gar1 gene encoding H/ACA ribonucleoprotein complex subunit 1 isoform X2, translating to MSFRGGGRGGGRGGGFNRGGGGRGGGFRGGGGFGRGGGRGGFNRQQDYGPPEYVVALGEFMHPCEDDIVCKCTTEENKVPYFNAPVYLENKEQIGKVDEIFGQLRDFYFSVKLSENMKASSFKKMQKFFIDPMKLLPLQRFLPRPPGEKGPPRGGRGGGRGGGRGGGFRGRGGGFGGGRGGGFGGGRGGGFGGGRGGGFRGGRGGGGGRGR from the exons ATGTCTTTCAGAGGAGGTGGACGGGGTggtggaagaggtggaggatttaaccgaggtggtggaggtagAGGCGGCGGTTTTAGAGGTGGTGGAGGATTTGGACGGGGTGGAGGCAGAGGCGGTTTTAATAGGCAGCAAGACTATGGTCCACCAGAATACGTTGTCG CACTTGGAGAGTTCATGCATCCATGTGAAGATGACATTGTATGTAAATGTACAACAGAGGAGAACAAAGTTCCCTATTTCAATGCACCGGTATATCTGGAAAACAAGGAACAAATTGGGAAGGTGGATGAAATATTTGGCCAGCTGCGGGACTTT TATTTTTCAGTCAAACTTTCTGAAAACATGAAGGCGTCATCTTTTAAGAAAATgcagaag TTTTTTATAGATCCAATGAAGCTTCTCCCACTGCAAAGGTTCCTCCCTAGGCCACCTGGAGAGAAGGGTCCACCAAGAGGAGGTCGAGGTGGGGGAAGGGGTGGTGGTCGTGGAG GCGGCTTTCGAGGCCGTGGCGGCGGCTTTGGAGGTGGCCGTGGCGGCGGCTTTGGAGGTGGCCGTGGCGGAGGGTTTGGAGGCGGCCGTGGTGGTGGCtttagaggaggaagaggaggaggtggaggac GTGGAAGATGA
- the LOC130531205 gene encoding alcohol dehydrogenase class-3-like isoform X1 translates to MTTNSQVIKCKAAVAWGPGRPLCIEEVEVAPPKAHEVRIKIIATSVCHTDSEYLHQINKALKFRPFPSVLGHEAAGIVESVGPEVGKFSPGDKVIPLFLPQCDECERCKSSKTNHCKKNWANTQVGVLADGTSRISCMGQQVYQFLGVSSFSQYTVVPDTSLAKIRNDAPLDKVFLLGCGVSTGYGAAMNAAKVEKDSACAVFGLGAVGLAAVMGCQAAGARRIIGVDINPDKFDKAKMLGAAECVNPRDHVKPIQEVLVEMTHGGVDYAIECVGSPAVMRAALESTRDAWGVCVIAGWTETEEMNVLVEKLLMGRTLKGTYFGGLKGVRDVPKLVDAYMNKELKLDEFITHRLPLDQINEAFDMLKRGESIRAVISLWPED, encoded by the exons ATGACGACAAATAGTCAG GTGATCAAATGCAAAGCAGCAGTTGCATGGGGGCCCGGGAGGCCTCTTTGCATTGAGGAGGTAGAGGTAGCCCCACCAAAAGCCCATGAAGTCCGGATCAAG ATCATTGCTACAAGTGTGTGCCATACAGACAGTGAATACCTGCATCAGATCAACAAAGCTCTCAAGTTTAGGCCGTTCCCATCAGTTCTCGGCCACGAAGCAGCAGGGATAGTAGAGAGCGTCGGACCGGAAGTTGGCAAATTTTCTCCCG GTGACAAAGTTATTCCTCTGTTTCTGCCACAGTGTGATGAATGTGAACGATGCAAGAGTTCCAAAACAAATCACTGCAAGAAGAACTG GGCAAATACACAAGTGGGCGTCTTAGCTGATGGTACGAGCCGGATCTCCTGCATGGGGCAGCAGGTGTACCAGTTCTTGGGTGTCAGTTCCTTTTCCCAGTACACTGTGGTTCCTGATACCTCACTAGCAAAGATAAGAAATGACGCACCACTGGACAAAGTCTTTCTGCTGGGCTGTGGCGTCTCTACAGGTTATGGTGCTGCTATGAATGCAGCCAAG GTTGAAAAAGACTCAGCGTGTGCTGTTTTTGGGCTCGGAGCTGTCGGACTGGCTGCCGTCATGGGCTGCCAGGCTGCAGGGGCCAGAAGAATCATCGGGGTCGACATCAACCCAGACAAGTTCGACAAAGCCAAAATGCTCGGCGCCGCTGAATGTGTGAATCCCAGAGATCACGTGAAGCCCATCCAGGAGGTTCTGGTGGAGATGACACATGGAGGGGTGGACTATGCCATTGAGTGTGTGGGAAGTCCGGCTGTCATG AGAGCAGCGTTGGAGTCCACCAGAGATGcttggggggtgtgtgtgatcgCTGGTTGGACAGAAACCGAAGAAATGAATGTTTTGGTTGAAAAGCTCCTGATGGGACGAACGTTAAAGGGGACTTACTTTGGAG GTTTGAAAGGTGTGCGGGATGTGCCCAAACTGGTGGACGCCTACATGAACAAAGAGCTGAAGCTGGATGAGTTCATCACTCATCGACTCCCACTGGATCAAATCAATGAGGCCTTTGACATGTTGAAACGAGGAGAAAG catcCGCGCAGTTATCAGTCTGTGGCCTGAAGACTAA
- the LOC130531205 gene encoding alcohol dehydrogenase 1-like isoform X2 has product MKSGSRCAAAKNGLQSSKSIIATSVCHTDSEYLHQINKALKFRPFPSVLGHEAAGIVESVGPEVGKFSPGDKVIPLFLPQCDECERCKSSKTNHCKKNWANTQVGVLADGTSRISCMGQQVYQFLGVSSFSQYTVVPDTSLAKIRNDAPLDKVFLLGCGVSTGYGAAMNAAKVEKDSACAVFGLGAVGLAAVMGCQAAGARRIIGVDINPDKFDKAKMLGAAECVNPRDHVKPIQEVLVEMTHGGVDYAIECVGSPAVMRAALESTRDAWGVCVIAGWTETEEMNVLVEKLLMGRTLKGTYFGGLKGVRDVPKLVDAYMNKELKLDEFITHRLPLDQINEAFDMLKRGESIRAVISLWPED; this is encoded by the exons ATGAAGTCCGGATCAAGGTGTGCTGCAGCCAAAAATGGTCTACAGAGCAGTAAAAGT ATCATTGCTACAAGTGTGTGCCATACAGACAGTGAATACCTGCATCAGATCAACAAAGCTCTCAAGTTTAGGCCGTTCCCATCAGTTCTCGGCCACGAAGCAGCAGGGATAGTAGAGAGCGTCGGACCGGAAGTTGGCAAATTTTCTCCCG GTGACAAAGTTATTCCTCTGTTTCTGCCACAGTGTGATGAATGTGAACGATGCAAGAGTTCCAAAACAAATCACTGCAAGAAGAACTG GGCAAATACACAAGTGGGCGTCTTAGCTGATGGTACGAGCCGGATCTCCTGCATGGGGCAGCAGGTGTACCAGTTCTTGGGTGTCAGTTCCTTTTCCCAGTACACTGTGGTTCCTGATACCTCACTAGCAAAGATAAGAAATGACGCACCACTGGACAAAGTCTTTCTGCTGGGCTGTGGCGTCTCTACAGGTTATGGTGCTGCTATGAATGCAGCCAAG GTTGAAAAAGACTCAGCGTGTGCTGTTTTTGGGCTCGGAGCTGTCGGACTGGCTGCCGTCATGGGCTGCCAGGCTGCAGGGGCCAGAAGAATCATCGGGGTCGACATCAACCCAGACAAGTTCGACAAAGCCAAAATGCTCGGCGCCGCTGAATGTGTGAATCCCAGAGATCACGTGAAGCCCATCCAGGAGGTTCTGGTGGAGATGACACATGGAGGGGTGGACTATGCCATTGAGTGTGTGGGAAGTCCGGCTGTCATG AGAGCAGCGTTGGAGTCCACCAGAGATGcttggggggtgtgtgtgatcgCTGGTTGGACAGAAACCGAAGAAATGAATGTTTTGGTTGAAAAGCTCCTGATGGGACGAACGTTAAAGGGGACTTACTTTGGAG GTTTGAAAGGTGTGCGGGATGTGCCCAAACTGGTGGACGCCTACATGAACAAAGAGCTGAAGCTGGATGAGTTCATCACTCATCGACTCCCACTGGATCAAATCAATGAGGCCTTTGACATGTTGAAACGAGGAGAAAG catcCGCGCAGTTATCAGTCTGTGGCCTGAAGACTAA